A stretch of Cucumis sativus cultivar 9930 chromosome 2, Cucumber_9930_V3, whole genome shotgun sequence DNA encodes these proteins:
- the LOC101210384 gene encoding UBX domain-containing protein 1, with the protein MTFVEVKQKLMSEVEALGFPRARVVRALHSTGNVSSEAAVHWLIDHENDPDIDQMPPVAVNIDIESPEPFHITEEMRRKAKELRDQVGKEKEREEQKFERQREKDRIRSSKELQEAKRIAEEIERKRNINSRQVEKEEEKRAREKVVQKIEQDKIERKRFGGIPSERSESLATKATAARAGEKDELRSQSLPATSVSKAVSMRECLRSLRHHHKDDSDKVRNAYQTLFIYVRNVAKNPDEERFRKIRLSNPLFQERVGSLKGGIEFLELCGFRKEGEFLYLPRDKIDLEALNTAGSLLNSALTNPFFGVLQSV; encoded by the exons ATGACTTTCGTAGAGGTAAAGCAGAAGCTCATGAGCGAGGTTGAAGCTCTAGGATTCCCAAGGGCTCGAGTCGTTCGAGCACTTCATAGTACTG GCAACGTCAGCTCAGAAGCTGCAGTTCATTGGCTCATTGATCATGAGAATGATCCCGATATCGATCAAATGCCCCCg GTAGCAGTTAACATTGATATTGAATCTCCTGAACCATTTCATATCACAGAggaaatgagaagaaaagctAAGGAACTAAG GGATCAAGTagggaaagagaaggaaagagaagaacaaaagtttgaaagaCAAAGGGAAAAG GATAGAATCCGTTCCAGTAAAGAACTACAAGAAGCAAAAAGAATTgctgaagaaattgaaaggaaaCG CAATATTAATTCTAGGCAAGTTGAGAAAGAGGAGGAGAAAAGAGCAAGGGAAAAAGTTGtacaaaaaattgaacaagATAAG atagaaagaaagaggTTCGGTGGAATTCCCTCTGAAAGGTCTGAAAGCCTTGCTACAAAAGCGACCGCAGCCAGAGCAGGGGAAAAGGATGAACTTAGATCACAGTCACTGCCAGCAACTTCAGTCAGTAAAGCAGTCTCTATGAGAGAATGTTTAAGGTCTCTTAGGCACCATCATAAG GATGATTCTGACAAAGTGAGAAATGCCTACCAAACTCTCTTCATCTATGTCAGAAATGTAGCCAAAAATCCTGATGAGGAAAGGTTTAGGAAGATTCGACTCAGTAATCCTCTGTTCCAG GAGAGAGTTGGGAGTTTGAAAGGAGGGATTGAGTTTCTCGAGCTTTGCGGCTTTCGAAAAGAAGGAGAGTTTCTGTATCTTCCCCGTGATAAAATCGACTTGGAGGCTTTAAACACTGCTGGATCATTGTTGAATTCTGCATTGACAAATCCCTTTTTTGGTGTTCTACAATCAGTTTGA